The Microbacterium sp. SORGH_AS_0862 genome has a segment encoding these proteins:
- a CDS encoding alpha/beta fold hydrolase: MTFVTPAVAVGAMTTVNAVATNSEASQIAAYGQRVSVDGREMNVVVSGDHEQTIVMLPGLGTAAPGLDFGPLIDQFDDDYRVIAVEPFGTGLSDGTDAPRTSENISREVHEALQQLGVRQYVLMGHSIAGIYALTYASLFPHEVTAFVGIDNSVPDQPGSDEPIPTDAMVLLNDLGITRALQAISPDPYEGLPYGEQTKQQLRMLAARNTTASTMVDEMQRASRNFQDASGARFPASLPVLLFARENDTDVAGWVALHDRQAASVDRGELVVMAGDHYLHHTLSAQIAAETKRFLDG; this comes from the coding sequence GTGACATTTGTCACCCCGGCGGTCGCCGTCGGCGCGATGACGACCGTCAACGCCGTCGCCACGAACTCCGAAGCCTCCCAGATCGCCGCCTACGGACAGCGAGTGAGCGTCGACGGCCGCGAGATGAACGTGGTCGTCAGCGGCGATCACGAGCAGACGATCGTGATGCTTCCCGGGCTCGGCACCGCCGCCCCCGGTCTCGATTTCGGCCCGCTCATCGACCAGTTCGACGACGACTACCGCGTGATCGCCGTCGAGCCGTTCGGCACGGGGCTCAGCGACGGCACTGACGCTCCCCGCACCTCGGAGAACATCTCCCGCGAGGTGCACGAGGCCCTGCAGCAGCTCGGCGTGCGTCAGTACGTGCTCATGGGGCACTCGATCGCCGGAATCTACGCGCTCACCTACGCCTCGCTCTTCCCCCACGAGGTCACCGCGTTCGTGGGCATCGACAACAGCGTGCCGGACCAGCCGGGATCGGACGAACCGATCCCGACCGACGCGATGGTGCTGCTGAACGACCTCGGCATCACCCGCGCGCTGCAGGCGATCTCACCCGATCCCTACGAGGGACTCCCCTACGGCGAGCAGACGAAGCAGCAGCTGCGCATGCTCGCCGCCCGCAACACGACGGCGTCGACGATGGTCGACGAGATGCAGCGCGCGAGCCGGAACTTCCAGGATGCCAGCGGCGCTCGATTCCCCGCATCCCTTCCGGTCCTGCTGTTCGCCCGGGAAAACGACACGGATGTGGCGGGCTGGGTGGCGCTGCACGACCGCCAGGCGGCGTCGGTCGACCGCGGCGAGCTCGTCGTCATGGCCGGCGACCACTACCTGCAC
- a CDS encoding alpha/beta fold hydrolase produces the protein MTSSSSPTTTTQRLRVDGGEIGFDVAGTGPLLLLVPGMGELRSSYRHLTPLLIAAGYRVATADLRGHGDSSAGFDAYGDVPTASDIAALVRHLGAPATIVGNSMAAGAAVIAAAEHPELVSSLVLVGPFVRIPPNQSRVAALIFRMLMARPWAVAAWNAYLPTLYSGAKPADFETYRTAMIQAMRRPGYARSFRLTTRTDHGDAERSLARVTAPALVVMGSADPDFADPAVEATWIAETLHGTSVMIEDAGHYPQSQQPERTADTILAFLHETSERA, from the coding sequence ATGACCTCTTCATCGTCTCCCACCACGACGACGCAGCGCCTCCGTGTCGACGGCGGCGAGATCGGCTTCGACGTCGCAGGCACAGGCCCGCTCCTCCTGCTCGTGCCAGGAATGGGTGAGCTGCGCTCCTCGTACCGACACCTCACTCCCCTGCTGATCGCGGCCGGCTACCGCGTCGCCACGGCCGACCTCCGCGGTCACGGCGACAGCTCCGCGGGCTTCGATGCCTACGGCGACGTGCCCACCGCATCCGACATCGCGGCCCTCGTGCGGCACCTCGGCGCCCCGGCGACGATCGTCGGCAACTCGATGGCAGCGGGCGCCGCGGTGATCGCCGCCGCCGAGCACCCCGAGCTCGTGTCGAGTCTCGTGCTCGTCGGGCCTTTCGTGCGCATCCCGCCGAACCAGAGCAGGGTCGCGGCCCTGATCTTCCGGATGCTGATGGCCCGCCCCTGGGCCGTCGCCGCGTGGAACGCGTACCTGCCCACCCTGTACTCGGGCGCGAAGCCCGCCGACTTCGAGACCTACCGCACCGCGATGATCCAGGCGATGCGGCGTCCCGGCTACGCGCGGTCCTTCCGCCTCACCACGCGCACCGACCACGGCGACGCCGAACGGAGCCTCGCACGCGTCACCGCCCCCGCGCTGGTCGTCATGGGCAGCGCCGACCCCGACTTCGCCGACCCCGCCGTCGAGGCCACGTGGATCGCGGAGACCCTGCACGGCACGAGCGTCATGATCGAGGATGCGGGCCACTACCCGCAGTCCCAGCAGCCCGAGCGCACGGCCGACACCATCCTCGCGTTCCTGCACGAGACGAGCGAACGTGCCTAG
- a CDS encoding TetR-like C-terminal domain-containing protein, translating into MPRAGLTPAIVIERAAALLDAPDAGPLSFAALADDLGVRAPSLYKHVDGLSGLERGVMLRAKTELGHTLARATVGRSRGDAIRAMGHAYRDWALAHPGQYPLTITAPAAGDEEDERASASVLEVVAGVLVGYGLEGDDAIDAIRFLRASLHGFLSLETSRAFELPVDIERSFARTIDTVAASFETWRCD; encoded by the coding sequence GTGCCTAGGGCCGGGCTCACACCGGCGATCGTCATCGAACGCGCCGCTGCGCTGCTCGACGCTCCGGATGCGGGGCCGCTGAGCTTCGCCGCGCTTGCGGACGACCTCGGCGTTCGCGCACCGTCGCTGTACAAGCACGTCGACGGCCTCTCGGGACTGGAACGGGGCGTCATGCTGCGCGCCAAGACCGAGCTCGGGCACACGCTCGCCCGCGCGACGGTGGGCCGTTCCCGCGGCGACGCCATCCGCGCGATGGGGCATGCCTACCGCGATTGGGCGCTCGCCCACCCGGGCCAGTACCCGCTGACGATCACCGCCCCGGCGGCCGGTGACGAGGAGGACGAGCGGGCCTCCGCGTCCGTTCTCGAGGTGGTCGCGGGCGTGCTGGTGGGCTATGGCCTCGAGGGCGACGACGCGATCGACGCGATCCGATTCCTGCGCGCGAGCCTCCACGGCTTCCTCTCCCTGGAGACGTCGCGCGCGTTCGAGCTCCCCGTCGACATCGAGCGCAGTTTCGCGCGGACGATCGACACGGTGGCCGCCTCCTTCGAGACCTGGCGCTGCGACTGA